The following are encoded together in the Bradyrhizobium sp. CCGUVB1N3 genome:
- the phnY gene encoding phosphonoacetaldehyde dehydrogenase, whose product MHDNDQDYHPMLIAGAPAHSDATIEVRNPFTGMLLGSVPQARPEHARQAFEIAARTHPRLTRRERTDILLGTASAVRRDQDRFARLITAETGLCLKDSLHEAGRACDVWSFAAHTLIQSEGEIYPSDIGVTPHDRRIFSMRTPLAGAISAITPFNHPLNLVSHKLAPAIATNNRVVLKPSERAPLTAVALGRILYEQGLPEGMLSILTGAPHGLGDAMFTDPDAELVTFTGSVRAGHHIAERAGYRKLILELGGNDPIIVLEDADVDRAAHLAVQGAIKYSGQRCTAVKRALVVDPIADEFAERALHHMRKLSTGDPSDPSVDLGTVINQEAAELIARRVTDAVDAGATLLLGNVPDGASYPPTLLDHVSPTSELVIEETFGPVLPIIRCPNDIDQIISIANATKFGLSAGVCSNRLDHVTKLIDGLAVGCVNVWEVPGYRTELTPFGGIKQSGLGHKEGVLEAMRSFTQLKTYSLPWPV is encoded by the coding sequence ATGCACGATAACGATCAAGACTATCATCCAATGCTCATCGCGGGCGCGCCTGCCCACTCGGACGCGACTATCGAAGTCCGCAATCCATTCACAGGAATGCTTCTTGGCAGCGTCCCGCAGGCCAGACCGGAGCATGCACGCCAAGCATTTGAGATAGCTGCGCGGACTCATCCTCGGCTCACGCGCCGCGAACGAACGGATATCCTCCTGGGGACGGCAAGCGCCGTTAGAAGAGATCAAGACCGGTTTGCTCGGCTTATCACGGCAGAAACCGGCCTCTGCCTGAAGGACTCCTTGCATGAAGCCGGGCGTGCATGCGATGTCTGGTCATTTGCTGCCCACACCTTGATCCAGAGCGAGGGCGAGATTTATCCATCTGACATTGGCGTAACACCCCATGATCGGCGCATTTTTTCCATGCGCACACCACTCGCCGGTGCGATCTCCGCTATCACGCCGTTTAACCATCCTCTCAATCTCGTCAGCCATAAACTCGCTCCCGCCATTGCGACGAACAACCGCGTGGTCCTGAAGCCGTCTGAGCGGGCGCCGTTGACTGCTGTGGCGCTTGGCAGGATTCTGTACGAGCAAGGCCTTCCGGAGGGTATGCTCTCGATCCTGACAGGGGCCCCCCACGGCTTGGGAGATGCGATGTTCACCGATCCCGATGCGGAGCTGGTCACATTTACCGGCTCCGTTCGCGCTGGGCATCATATTGCGGAACGGGCCGGTTACCGGAAGCTCATCTTGGAGCTCGGTGGAAACGATCCGATCATTGTGCTTGAAGATGCCGATGTCGATCGGGCGGCGCATCTGGCTGTTCAAGGAGCGATCAAGTATTCGGGTCAACGGTGTACAGCCGTCAAGCGGGCACTCGTGGTTGACCCTATTGCCGACGAATTTGCCGAGCGGGCGCTCCATCACATGCGGAAGCTCTCGACCGGCGATCCGAGCGATCCATCGGTTGACCTCGGCACCGTCATCAATCAAGAAGCGGCCGAACTGATTGCTCGGCGCGTTACCGATGCCGTCGATGCTGGTGCTACTCTATTGCTCGGCAACGTACCTGACGGCGCATCTTATCCGCCGACCCTGTTGGACCATGTCTCACCAACATCCGAACTGGTTATTGAAGAAACATTCGGACCTGTGCTGCCGATCATCCGTTGTCCGAACGATATTGATCAGATCATATCGATCGCCAACGCGACCAAGTTTGGACTTTCTGCCGGAGTCTGCTCCAACCGGCTCGATCATGTGACGAAGCTCATCGACGGCCTCGCCGTTGGCTGCGTCAACGTGTGGGAAGTTCCCGGATATCGCACCGAATTGACCCCGTTCGGGGGAATCAAGCAGTCCGGACTCGGGCACAAGGAGGGCGTGCTGGAAGCGATGCGTAGCTTCACGCAGTTGAAGACCTACTCGCTTCCATGGCCAGTCTAG
- the aepY gene encoding phosphonopyruvate decarboxylase, with the protein MSIPTRVLLSKIRAAGYSIFSGVPCSIFGDLFDQVADSPGFLTVPAANEGSAIALAAGAVLSGQRGVVALQNSGLGNIINPLTSLLMVNKIPLLLLLSVRGHPDGSVDEPQHAIMGAKTKTLLNELSIEWCDFDGTESGLDHALARGNDEFHRAAPFALLFRQGQLSDCSAAEPQADAIHYGLSVGQAIELICQQLQNDTLIVSTTGFISRELFRIQDRPLNFYMQGSLGHCSAVAAGLALASPARPVLALDGDGGVLMHMGVLSTIGYASPQNLIHVVLDNEGYVSTGGQLSTSRTTSLEVVASACGYRTATRCERAEHIATIMRQCSQRKGPHFVVCKVNRLHPPQLPRVTSRYSPLQNKTIFQRCVSNRRKEPATTGKKGRVS; encoded by the coding sequence ATGTCTATTCCAACCCGCGTTCTGTTGTCGAAGATCCGCGCGGCTGGGTACAGCATTTTTTCTGGGGTACCGTGTTCCATCTTTGGCGATCTATTTGACCAGGTGGCTGACTCTCCGGGATTCCTGACCGTGCCTGCAGCCAATGAAGGCAGCGCAATTGCCCTAGCTGCTGGCGCGGTTCTCTCAGGACAGCGAGGCGTCGTTGCGCTTCAAAACTCTGGGCTCGGCAATATCATCAACCCGCTGACGTCTCTGTTGATGGTCAACAAAATTCCGCTCTTGCTCCTCTTGTCCGTTCGCGGCCACCCCGATGGATCTGTCGACGAGCCACAACACGCGATCATGGGCGCCAAGACAAAAACTCTCTTGAACGAGCTCTCCATTGAATGGTGTGACTTTGATGGGACCGAATCCGGCTTGGATCACGCGCTCGCGCGCGGCAACGATGAATTTCATCGCGCTGCCCCGTTTGCATTGCTCTTTCGGCAAGGCCAGCTATCCGACTGCAGCGCGGCTGAACCACAAGCTGATGCAATCCACTACGGGCTCAGTGTCGGGCAAGCCATAGAGTTGATTTGCCAGCAGCTCCAAAACGACACTCTCATTGTTTCTACGACCGGGTTCATCTCGCGTGAGCTGTTCCGTATCCAAGATCGTCCTCTGAATTTCTACATGCAGGGCTCCCTTGGGCATTGCAGCGCGGTCGCGGCAGGACTCGCGCTGGCCTCGCCTGCCCGCCCCGTCCTGGCATTGGATGGAGACGGCGGCGTGCTCATGCACATGGGGGTTCTATCGACTATTGGCTACGCCAGCCCCCAGAATCTCATCCATGTGGTGCTGGACAACGAAGGGTATGTTTCGACAGGCGGTCAGCTCTCGACATCACGAACGACGTCTCTTGAAGTTGTCGCGTCCGCCTGCGGGTATCGAACGGCTACCCGTTGTGAGCGAGCCGAGCATATCGCGACTATCATGCGGCAATGCTCTCAGCGTAAGGGGCCTCACTTCGTGGTTTGCAAAGTCAACCGCCTCCATCCCCCTCAGCTTCCCCGCGTCACGAGTCGATATTCTCCCCTACAGAACAAAACTATCTTTCAGCGCTGTGTCAGCAATCGCCGTAAAGAGCCCGCGACCACCGGCAAAAAGGGACGGGTGTCATAG
- a CDS encoding methyltransferase, producing the protein MQSSALSSRTHISEAASVYPPDVSQIIKWRDSSYAADLYIAAVSWLDLFTYLDGHPVTEEELRLHFSLRERPTRTMVRLLESWGLISDQSGRLHATASAVQYLSGNSADNIASYIATMKYKPSVRELYEILRQDGSDTWHVERGVTKTWDALMQTDEFADLNTRGMEERGRIFAPHLAKLLDCTNDTSLLDVGGGSGVYSAHLLMRYSSLSATVFERPPVDQLARSCLTDRNLYPGRAHVIAGDMFVDPLPRDANLHLYSHVLHNWGPDKVQLLLSKSFDSINCGGRIAIYSCHPDDRGGHPSPAAEAEYSVLLTTGYEGCCYSFEDMRTMLESTGFQEVDYHKSICNRSLIVAKKIA; encoded by the coding sequence ATGCAATCCTCTGCACTGTCGTCACGCACCCATATCTCCGAAGCCGCCTCTGTCTACCCTCCCGATGTCTCACAAATTATCAAGTGGCGCGACAGCTCGTATGCTGCGGATCTCTATATCGCCGCAGTCTCATGGCTTGATCTCTTTACTTACCTGGATGGTCACCCGGTAACCGAGGAGGAACTGCGACTCCATTTCTCACTTCGGGAGCGGCCAACGCGGACCATGGTTCGACTGCTCGAATCGTGGGGCCTCATCTCCGACCAATCCGGCCGGCTGCACGCAACGGCCAGCGCCGTTCAGTATCTGAGTGGCAATTCCGCGGACAACATCGCCTCGTATATTGCGACGATGAAGTATAAGCCTTCCGTCCGGGAACTTTATGAGATCCTGCGACAGGACGGCTCGGACACCTGGCACGTTGAGCGCGGCGTAACCAAGACCTGGGACGCATTGATGCAGACGGATGAGTTTGCCGATCTGAACACACGCGGCATGGAGGAACGCGGACGGATCTTTGCTCCGCACCTCGCGAAGCTGCTTGACTGCACGAACGATACTTCTTTGCTCGATGTAGGTGGTGGATCAGGCGTCTATTCTGCGCATTTGTTGATGCGCTATTCTTCACTCTCGGCAACGGTCTTTGAGCGTCCGCCCGTTGATCAACTTGCAAGGAGCTGTCTCACTGACCGCAATTTGTACCCGGGTCGTGCCCATGTCATAGCTGGAGACATGTTCGTCGACCCCCTGCCCCGGGATGCCAACCTGCACCTCTATTCGCACGTCCTTCACAATTGGGGACCTGACAAGGTCCAACTGCTCCTGAGCAAGTCGTTCGACAGCATTAACTGCGGCGGTCGCATCGCAATTTACAGCTGCCACCCTGACGACCGCGGAGGCCACCCGTCTCCGGCTGCCGAGGCAGAATACTCCGTGCTGCTTACGACGGGGTACGAGGGCTGCTGTTACTCCTTCGAGGACATGCGGACCATGCTGGAGAGCACCGGCTTCCAGGAAGTCGACTACCACAAGTCCATCTGCAATCGAAGCCTTATCGTCGCGAAAAAGATCGCCTGA
- a CDS encoding CoA transferase has product MAFFDWENGTVTGVLSNLRVVEIGSAAATSYCARLFADFGADVQKIEPPAGDPLRYFAPLTPMDQSAWFAFLNFNKSSTIIDPAAPNAIARLTAMIENCDILIDGRDIDPADCPSIDVAAIRQRRSRLISLQASWFGREGPYAGFAATDTTIRALAGLIKLVGPVEGPPLHAPDFQTGILGGLWGFIAAASSTVAQIAGEAGPSWSVSIFESSLTISEYLMFEAFARGEVVHRIGINRFWPIFPGGIYETKKGWLGVTTFTPAQWRSFCDMLGLSGLRDNPALVLGEERLKHIERIERQFVPRLKARTAQEWFAEGLKRRIPIVPVPDTSDLLLDTEKRARGAIVPVVLGQEEGRTAGSMQRLTLTPPRRGGRVPAPGEQQSFAENRKQRSLAASRTPRSIGAGRQPLRGVRVIDFTMGWAGPLCTRTLADLGADVIKIESTQYPDWWRGVDRRPAYVDAQMYERAQAFCIMNRNKRGITLDLTQPQGLALAKRLLVGADVVVDNYSVDVLPKLGLGYDVLRTLNPRLVMLSMSAFGAKSLYRDCRAYGSTLEQGSGLPNVVGNVDGPPVMSHVAFGDAVGGLNGCAAVLVALVHARNTGLGQFIDLAQIECMMPFAAPWITVHSIGGMPPPRYGTRHPQFVPHGCFRCAGEDSWVMVAASDENMWPRLAILIGRSDWAIDVSLRSTEARRGIEDEIERAIEAWTTTRDADQAMSELQAERIAAGVARQPTDLLKDPHLRSRAFLQDIERAFIGLHPQPSIPIRDGPLPFAIRTAAPTLGEHNTDILSELLGLSDTEIAQLALEGIIGTSMVSERN; this is encoded by the coding sequence ATGGCTTTTTTTGATTGGGAAAATGGAACCGTGACGGGAGTACTATCAAATCTGCGGGTCGTCGAGATTGGCAGCGCGGCGGCAACGAGCTATTGCGCGCGATTGTTCGCCGACTTCGGCGCGGATGTTCAGAAGATCGAGCCGCCGGCCGGCGATCCACTTCGCTATTTCGCGCCGCTCACTCCAATGGACCAAAGCGCTTGGTTCGCGTTCCTGAACTTTAATAAGTCAAGCACGATCATCGATCCCGCTGCCCCGAATGCGATCGCGCGGCTGACTGCAATGATCGAGAATTGCGACATTCTAATCGACGGCAGGGACATTGATCCGGCGGATTGCCCGTCCATTGACGTCGCCGCGATCCGCCAACGGCGATCCAGATTGATCTCCCTTCAAGCGAGCTGGTTCGGCCGCGAGGGTCCTTATGCAGGATTTGCCGCGACCGATACGACGATCCGCGCGCTCGCCGGCCTCATCAAGCTGGTTGGACCGGTCGAGGGGCCACCATTGCACGCGCCGGATTTCCAGACTGGTATCCTCGGTGGCCTGTGGGGGTTCATCGCCGCAGCTTCTTCGACGGTTGCGCAAATCGCGGGCGAAGCTGGGCCATCGTGGTCGGTCAGTATCTTCGAATCGAGTCTCACCATCAGCGAATATCTCATGTTCGAGGCGTTTGCACGCGGCGAGGTCGTGCATCGGATTGGTATTAACCGCTTCTGGCCGATTTTTCCGGGCGGCATTTACGAAACCAAGAAAGGCTGGCTCGGCGTGACGACATTCACGCCCGCGCAGTGGCGCTCATTCTGCGACATGCTCGGCCTGTCCGGTCTGCGCGATAATCCGGCGCTGGTCCTTGGCGAAGAGCGTCTGAAGCACATCGAGAGGATCGAACGACAGTTCGTGCCGAGGCTGAAGGCACGGACAGCGCAGGAGTGGTTTGCGGAGGGACTGAAGCGGAGGATCCCGATCGTGCCGGTGCCCGACACGTCCGATCTGCTCCTCGATACCGAGAAAAGGGCGCGCGGCGCAATCGTGCCTGTCGTCCTTGGCCAAGAGGAGGGCAGGACCGCTGGGTCGATGCAGCGGCTGACATTGACGCCGCCGCGCCGCGGAGGCAGGGTTCCGGCGCCCGGCGAGCAGCAAAGTTTCGCGGAAAACCGAAAGCAGCGATCCTTGGCCGCGTCGCGGACGCCCAGGAGCATCGGTGCCGGCCGGCAGCCCTTGCGTGGGGTTCGCGTCATTGACTTCACGATGGGCTGGGCAGGCCCGTTGTGCACGCGCACCCTGGCTGATCTTGGTGCGGACGTCATCAAGATCGAGTCCACCCAGTACCCGGATTGGTGGCGCGGTGTTGACCGGCGGCCCGCTTACGTCGACGCTCAGATGTACGAAAGGGCGCAAGCCTTCTGCATCATGAACCGCAACAAACGCGGCATCACGCTGGACCTCACGCAGCCCCAAGGCCTTGCTCTTGCCAAGCGTCTTTTGGTGGGGGCCGACGTTGTCGTAGACAATTATTCTGTTGATGTGCTGCCGAAACTCGGACTTGGCTACGATGTGCTCCGAACGCTCAATCCTCGACTTGTCATGTTGTCCATGTCAGCGTTTGGCGCGAAAAGCCTCTATCGCGATTGTCGTGCCTACGGCTCCACCCTGGAGCAGGGTTCTGGGTTGCCGAACGTAGTCGGAAACGTGGATGGGCCACCCGTGATGAGCCACGTCGCCTTTGGGGATGCCGTTGGTGGTTTGAACGGTTGTGCTGCGGTTCTGGTCGCGCTGGTTCACGCCCGCAATACCGGGCTGGGACAGTTCATCGACCTTGCCCAGATCGAATGCATGATGCCGTTTGCGGCGCCGTGGATCACTGTTCACTCCATCGGCGGTATGCCTCCGCCAAGGTACGGTACTCGACATCCCCAGTTCGTGCCGCATGGCTGCTTCCGCTGCGCGGGTGAGGACAGCTGGGTCATGGTAGCCGCAAGCGACGAAAACATGTGGCCAAGGCTTGCCATCCTCATTGGGCGGTCAGACTGGGCGATAGACGTCTCGCTGAGATCTACGGAAGCTCGCCGCGGCATTGAAGACGAAATAGAGAGGGCCATCGAAGCCTGGACGACTACCCGCGATGCGGATCAGGCTATGTCAGAGTTGCAGGCGGAACGAATTGCGGCCGGCGTGGCCCGACAGCCAACCGACCTGCTCAAGGACCCACATCTCAGGTCGCGCGCATTTCTACAGGATATCGAACGTGCCTTCATTGGCTTGCACCCACAGCCCTCAATACCGATCCGCGACGGCCCACTGCCCTTTGCGATCCGCACGGCGGCGCCAACGCTCGGAGAGCACAACACCGATATCCTATCAGAACTTCTCGGGCTTTCCGACACGGAGATCGCGCAATTGGCGTTGGAAGGCATCATCGGGACGTCGATGGTCTCCGAGAGAAACTAG
- a CDS encoding 3-hydroxyacyl-CoA dehydrogenase: protein MTDANATDTELSPDRDFAVRRRLFFLEVSTNRIQAMNPDGSGRKVIVADCQPPDGIAIDVGNSHIYWTNMGSGVAVNDGSIERANIDGSARKVIVPPGVTFTPKQIQIDRRGGKLYWCDREGMQVMRCNLDGSEIETLIEAGCGDMDRRDPTRWCIGVTIDTERRKIYWSQKGPDNAGRGRIFRADIDIPRGEHPANRSDIEVLFNGLPEPIHLEFDLANRVLYWTDRGDPPRGNTVNRARVDIRTEPEILITHLMEGIGIALDVAGNQMFITDLAGSIYSADLDGKNKRNLLWSQGNFTGIGYAEI, encoded by the coding sequence ATGACCGACGCTAATGCGACCGACACGGAACTCTCGCCCGACCGGGACTTCGCAGTCCGTCGACGACTATTCTTTCTCGAGGTGAGCACCAACCGTATTCAAGCGATGAATCCGGATGGTTCCGGTAGAAAGGTTATTGTCGCCGATTGTCAGCCTCCTGACGGAATCGCCATCGATGTCGGCAATAGTCACATCTATTGGACCAACATGGGGTCCGGTGTCGCCGTCAACGATGGTTCGATCGAGCGCGCAAATATCGATGGAAGCGCTCGCAAAGTCATCGTTCCGCCCGGCGTCACGTTCACACCGAAGCAGATCCAGATCGATCGGAGAGGCGGCAAGCTCTACTGGTGTGACCGCGAAGGGATGCAGGTTATGCGGTGCAATCTCGACGGCTCTGAGATAGAGACGCTGATCGAGGCAGGCTGCGGTGACATGGACCGGCGCGACCCGACCAGGTGGTGCATCGGCGTCACGATCGACACCGAGCGCCGCAAAATCTACTGGTCGCAAAAAGGTCCTGACAATGCCGGCCGGGGCCGTATCTTCCGCGCCGACATTGACATCCCCAGGGGTGAACACCCGGCAAACCGCTCCGACATCGAGGTGCTGTTCAATGGCTTGCCGGAACCGATTCACCTTGAATTCGATCTGGCGAACCGCGTGCTCTATTGGACCGACCGCGGTGATCCTCCGCGTGGCAACACAGTCAATCGCGCGCGTGTCGACATAAGGACGGAGCCTGAGATCCTGATCACGCACCTGATGGAGGGTATCGGCATCGCGCTCGACGTTGCCGGCAACCAGATGTTCATCACAGACCTCGCCGGTTCGATCTATTCCGCCGATCTCGATGGAAAGAACAAACGCAATCTCCTTTGGTCTCAGGGAAATTTCACCGGCATCGGGTATGCCGAAATATAA
- a CDS encoding 3-keto-5-aminohexanoate cleavage protein — translation MNFERKVIVTIAPTGGVVKKAQNPHLPTQPSEIAEDVYRCYDAGASIVALHARRQDDGATCSSEIYQDINSRILTKCGIIINNSTGGGIDGDMVRSIGPGLDEVIFEQRLKGFEAGADMATFGAHTVLASFGGREIVVNTSPSRCNIMAKRFQKTGIKPEWECFSLAHLLQDPIRLINKGFDKPPYWINFVLGADRGIQGGLPYTPQILDMLIGNLPKGAMFCVSGVGRAQLLATTHAVLAGGHVRVGLEDNLYLEPGILATNVRLVERAVRIIRELGYEPATAVEARTMLGLAPPK, via the coding sequence ATGAACTTTGAGCGCAAGGTCATTGTCACGATTGCGCCAACGGGAGGCGTGGTGAAAAAAGCTCAAAACCCGCACCTTCCGACCCAGCCCAGCGAGATCGCCGAGGATGTGTACAGGTGCTACGATGCGGGCGCATCTATTGTGGCATTGCATGCGCGCAGGCAGGACGATGGCGCGACCTGTAGTTCGGAGATCTACCAGGACATCAACTCCCGGATCCTGACAAAGTGCGGCATCATCATCAATAACAGCACGGGCGGGGGCATCGATGGAGATATGGTGCGATCCATAGGGCCCGGGCTCGATGAGGTTATATTCGAACAGCGTCTAAAAGGCTTCGAAGCCGGCGCTGACATGGCGACATTTGGCGCTCATACCGTTCTGGCCAGCTTTGGTGGCCGTGAGATTGTCGTTAACACCTCGCCCAGCCGCTGCAACATCATGGCAAAACGATTCCAAAAGACGGGCATCAAGCCTGAATGGGAATGTTTCTCACTTGCTCATCTTCTCCAAGATCCGATACGCCTTATCAATAAAGGGTTCGACAAGCCGCCCTATTGGATCAATTTCGTTCTTGGCGCCGATCGCGGAATCCAGGGGGGATTGCCGTACACTCCGCAGATTCTCGACATGCTCATCGGGAATCTTCCAAAAGGAGCGATGTTTTGCGTTAGCGGGGTCGGTCGAGCTCAGTTGCTGGCAACCACTCATGCGGTGCTCGCCGGCGGCCACGTTCGCGTCGGACTCGAAGACAATCTGTACCTCGAGCCGGGTATACTTGCCACTAACGTGCGGCTTGTCGAAAGAGCGGTAAGAATTATCCGAGAACTCGGGTACGAGCCCGCCACCGCAGTGGAAGCGCGCACGATGCTCGGGCTTGCGCCACCCAAATAG
- a CDS encoding MFS transporter, with protein sequence MVVSVAAQCHANHEASSNLVASAVAKNTRRLVPLLGLAYLFNNLDRTSVGIAALQMNEAIGLSASQFGWGAGILFFGYCMLEVPSNMMMYRFGARRWLARIMVTWGLAAAATAFAVGPYSFYVIRFLLGVFEAGFFPGAIWYISIWFPARTRTGVLAWFMAATPLSALIGNPVSALLLEMDGVWRLAGWRWMFLIEGLPACLLGVLCLVLLADTPDKASWLTPTERDALLNELATEKDKKVKKDLWAAMKDVRVLKLTGITFAFTVGSYGIGVWLPLMLKSHNLNNTQVGWLSAVPYLFVTIGMLYWARRVDRKGYRIYNLIAALMLGATGLVVSVMLTSLVSALTCMTLALIGTISAWTILYTMPQSFLVGAAAAGGIAFINSIGAFGAFVGPYIVGVLKDATGSFDIGMIAMAFILVVATGIASSLRPVATYGDDFPF encoded by the coding sequence GTGGTAGTCTCCGTTGCTGCCCAATGTCATGCCAACCATGAGGCGAGCTCTAACCTGGTCGCGAGCGCTGTTGCCAAAAACACGCGGCGGCTGGTGCCACTTTTGGGTCTTGCCTATCTCTTCAACAACCTTGACCGGACCAGCGTCGGCATCGCTGCACTGCAGATGAACGAAGCCATTGGCTTGAGCGCCTCACAATTCGGCTGGGGCGCGGGGATCCTTTTCTTTGGTTACTGCATGCTGGAAGTTCCCAGCAACATGATGATGTATCGTTTCGGCGCGCGCCGCTGGCTCGCCCGCATCATGGTGACCTGGGGCCTTGCAGCCGCGGCGACGGCGTTCGCCGTTGGACCATACAGTTTCTACGTGATCCGCTTCCTTCTGGGTGTGTTTGAAGCAGGCTTCTTCCCCGGCGCCATTTGGTACATCTCAATTTGGTTTCCGGCGCGAACCCGAACGGGCGTTCTTGCCTGGTTCATGGCTGCAACACCGCTGTCCGCGTTGATCGGCAATCCAGTCTCGGCTTTGCTATTAGAAATGGACGGGGTGTGGAGACTGGCCGGCTGGCGGTGGATGTTTTTGATCGAAGGCCTACCGGCCTGCCTGCTCGGGGTTCTATGCCTCGTCCTGCTTGCCGACACGCCGGACAAGGCCTCGTGGCTGACGCCCACCGAGCGTGATGCGTTGCTGAACGAGCTCGCAACGGAGAAGGACAAGAAGGTCAAAAAGGATCTCTGGGCCGCGATGAAGGACGTCCGCGTGCTCAAGTTGACGGGCATCACTTTCGCGTTTACGGTCGGTTCTTATGGGATCGGCGTCTGGCTCCCCCTGATGCTAAAGAGCCACAACTTGAACAACACGCAGGTCGGTTGGCTCTCGGCCGTGCCCTATCTCTTTGTTACGATTGGCATGTTGTACTGGGCGCGCCGTGTCGATCGTAAGGGGTACAGGATCTACAACCTGATCGCCGCATTGATGCTTGGCGCGACCGGACTTGTCGTTTCGGTGATGCTCACCTCGCTCGTGTCGGCGCTCACATGCATGACGCTTGCTCTGATCGGCACGATCTCCGCGTGGACAATCCTCTACACGATGCCGCAGAGTTTCCTTGTCGGCGCTGCTGCTGCCGGAGGCATCGCATTCATCAATTCTATTGGTGCCTTTGGCGCCTTCGTCGGTCCGTACATTGTTGGCGTTCTGAAGGATGCGACGGGATCCTTTGATATCGGTATGATCGCAATGGCATTCATCCTGGTTGTTGCAACCGGCATCGCCAGCAGCCTTAGACCGGTGGCTACGTATGGTGATGACTTTCCTTTCTGA